The Apium graveolens cultivar Ventura chromosome 11, ASM990537v1, whole genome shotgun sequence genome has a window encoding:
- the LOC141697198 gene encoding S-adenosyl-L-methionine-dependent uroporphyrinogen III methyltransferase, chloroplastic: MALLKPPSLSFPQPHLPKLTSPPLNSSSCLHFITSSSHSPFTEKHSTIRYQRDSWAFKNQLDPPSSFPVPPDSSSIRDYDIALQLPELKKMLQVLREKRESNGVGERGERKVGDVYLVGTGPGDPELLTMKAMRVIQSADLLLYDRLVSNDVLDLVGKNARLLYVGKTAGYHSRTQEEIHELLLCFAEAGATVVRLKGGDPLVFGRGGEEMDFLQQQGIQVKVIPGITAASGIAAELGIPLTHRGVANSVRFLTGHSQKGGTDPLFVAENAADPDSTLVVYMGLSTLPSLVMKLMHHGLPHNTPAAAVERGTTPQQRIVFAEIKDLANSIASAQLISPTLIIIGKVVALSPLWPNSSKDASTLVEAGQI, encoded by the exons CATTTCATCACCTCATCTTCACACTCACCCTTTACCGAAAAACACTCAACAATTAGATACCAAAGAGACAGCTGGGCATTCAAGAACCAGCTGGACCCCCCTTCTTCTTTCCCTGTCCCACCTGATTCAAGCTCAATTAGAGACTACGACATTGCCCTTCAGCTCCCTGAGCTCAAGAAAATGTTGCAAGTGTTGAGAGAGAAGCGAGAGAGTAATGGGGTTGGAGAGAGAGGGGAGAGGAAAGTTGGGGATGTTTATTTGGTTGGGACAGGGCCTGGTGATCCTGAATTGTTGACGATGAAGGCGATGAGAGTGATTCAAAGTGCTGATCTTTTGTTGTATGATAGGTTGGTTTCGAATGATGTTCTTGATTTGGTGGGGAAGAATGCTAGGCTTCTTTATGTTGGCAAGACTGCTGGTTATCATAGTCGAACGCAG GAGGAGATACATGAGTTGTTATTATGTTTTGCTGAAGCTGGGGCAACTGTAGTGAGGCTTAAAGGGGGAGACCCACTG GTCTTTGGAAGGGGTGGAGAGGAGATGGATTTCTTGCAACAACAAGGAATTCAAGTAAAAGTTATTCCAG GAATAACTGCAGCCTCTGGAATAGCAGCAGAGCTTGGAATACCATTGACTCATAGGGGTGTTGCAAACAGCGTTAGATTTCTGACAGGGCATTCCCAGAAAGGAGGTACTGATCCTCTGTTTGTAGCAGAAAATGCCGCCGACCCCGATTCAACCTTGGTTGTTTACATGGGCTTATCAACTCTCCCTTCGCTTGTAATGAAGTTGATGCATCATGGTCTTCCACATAATACACCAGCTGCTGCAGTTGAACGTGGGACAACACCTCAACAGCGCATA GTATTTGCGGAAATCAAAGATCTTGCCAACAGTATTGCATCAGCGCAATTAATATCTCCAACACTCATCATCATCGGAAAGGTTGTTGCGCTTTCACCATTATGGCCAAATTCCTCAAAAGATGCATCTACTTTGGTGGAAGCCGGACAGATATGA
- the LOC141696191 gene encoding uncharacterized protein LOC141696191 produces the protein MKEPLDEEPKYRTLGNQSASKRPPTALLLSPPSLEPDNKRRLKHTTNQVSSLSKRNLFTKYSSHSAEHLMSGSSGSSIFANENENAHVNVRQSVVNTKTPTHGTKRIPMNPIDKFATAHTTKKPVLNNNIKVSTTVNQSQSRVPLSTLNFNDFSHGSNIKRVTRTFEGLPQNPQRNLIDSERCRSSSPSSNIFQTPPTSKPVSGPGRFTPSPLSDTTYTPVNFAAFKSVNSSCGDDIPEFRNEQVPSSKSTTHMGQRKINLELPTAAITRSNNPDIPKSANIAKPVLKCTQQLGHDKINFQLPASTITASINPDNTCPSVSRSKRPFKIKQNLKDRNYIEYFNNVEVEDHSEEIPMEFGGYDSEEEFDLHSNGYMDLGKPDKLCPYCRAIMWNNERNNKSNKHASPTFSVCCRNGQLYVYDTENKIENIKRAIPGSDSTDSDIVKGLLLMLDENNRLVNSFRMARDRFKNNEPEEVELELISCKAADGRSNNVGPSNEVGALIVGDLEDSCETRDIVVQTKTKQLQRIFETNAHFMPLQYPLLFPHGDEGFHLKIPLMGKNGGPPPKIIEGDDDGEESKQRCLTPHLSGRLWQQYIVDAFIAVEQYRLEWIKRNQKTIRSDLYNSIRDSLRKGDSDTTCQGKNVILPATFTGSRRYMSQYFKDSPAICRSIGHPSFFLTMACNTKWPEIQSMIQHMSGVNMSDAPDVVAHVFKMKLDQLVDLIKNQNYFGKCTGLMYVIEFQKRGLPHAHLLIWLHLDYRPNTIEQIDDLVCAEIPHKETDSAGFHAVKNYMIHGPCGQDFSYSPYMSDGKCGRHFPKRYNGHTFFDDCGFPVYRRRRMDRTVEKNKQQLDNQFVVPYNRDLLLRFQCHMNLEICNNSRSLKYLFKYCLKGYDTATMMIWRKKRLPSNSEKGKTIDEVRHFLDGRYICASEAAWRLLGYDIHYRYPSVECLPVHIEGGKNITFNVNDSLEEVATKASNRKSTTSFRDLRTINGRTYNTYKEACELRSIFVHILTNCPVAVVDPLKLWTDNWKFLSNDILYNKRKKSGNVELKFFDADLENYTLAEVVKLLNGVGKSLKDFPNMPYTEDIYMHNTTNRLIEEETRYDKNQQFEEHSKKLPEFKYEGKIVLPVASSDIAVTLLPGGRTSHSRFHIPLKLDRYFVAGIKHGSDIAELIKNTSLVILDEAPIQHRLAFEYVDRCFRDIMASVHPRNKNIPFGGITVVFGGDFRQILPVIPKASRTEVVQSSLN, from the exons ATGAAAGAACCACTGGACGAAGAACCAAAATATCGGACACTGGGAAATCAATCAG CTTCCAAACGACCGCCTACGGCCTTGCTACTGTCTCCACCTTCATTGGAACCTG ATAACAAGCGACGATTGAAACATACAACAAATCAAGTATCTTCGCTTTCAAAACGAAATCTGTTTACGAAATATAGTTCTCATTCTGCAGAACATTTAATGAGCG GTTCATCAG GTTCATCAATTTTCgcaaatgaaaatgaaaatgccCACGTTAATGTAAGGCAATCTGTTGTCAATACTAAAACGCCAACGCATG GAACAAAACGAATACCCATGAATCCTATTGATAAATTTGCAACTGCCCATACTACTAAAAAACCGGTATTGAACAATAATATCAAGGTTTCAACAACAGTGAATCAGT CACAGAGTCGAGTTCCGCTGTCAACACTGAATTTTAATGATTTCTCACATGGTTCCAACATAAAGCGTGTCACACGTACATTTGAAGGCTTACCTCAAAATCCACAACGTAACTTAATTGACAGCGAGCGATGCAGATCTTCCAGTCCCTCATCTAATATTTTTCAAACACCACCCACGTCGAAACCTG TTTCAGGTCCAGGTAGATTTACGCCGTCACCATTGAGTGATACCACATATACTCCTGTAAATTTTGCTGCATTTAAATCAGTTAATTCCTCATGTGGAGATG ATATACCAGAATTTAGGAATGAACAAGTTCCATCTTCAAAATCCACGACACATATGGGACAACGTAAGATTAATTTGGAACTTCCAACTGCTGCAATAACCCGTTCTAACAATCCAG ATATACCAAAATCTGCAAATATAGCTAAACCAGTTCTGAAATGCACACAACAGCTAGGACATGATAAGATTAATTTCCAACTACCGGCATCTACAATTACAGCTTCTATAAATCCAG ATAACACATGTCCATCTGTGTCAAGATCAAAAAGACCTTTCAAAATTAAGCAAAACCTAAAAGATCGCAATTATATTGAGTATTTTAATAATGTGGAGGTTGAGGATCATTCTGAAG AAATTCCAATGGAATTCGGCGGATATGATTCTGAGGAAGAATTTGATCTTCACAGTAACG GATATATGGATCTTGGAAAGCCCGACAAACTTTGTCCATACTGTAGAGCCATTATGTGGAATAATGAACGGAATAACAAATCCAACAAGCATGCGTCACCAACTTTTTCTGTTTGTTGTCGGAATGGGCAG TTGTACGTATATGATACTGAGAATAAAATAGAAAATATAAAGCGAGCTATTCCTGGTAGCGATTCTACAGATTCAGACATTGTAAAAGGTCTTCTTCTGATGCTTGATGAGAATAATCGATTGGTTAATAGTTTTCGTATGGCTAGAGACCGGTTCAAAAACAATGAACCCGAGGAAGTTGAGTTGGAATTAATTTCATGTAAAGCAGCGGATGGTAGATCTAATAATGTTGGACCTTCTAACGAGGTTGGTGCTCTGATTGTTGGTGACCTAGAAGATTCATGCGAAACCCGGGATATTGTTGTTCAAACAAAAACTAAACAGCTTCAGAGGATTTTCGAGACCAATGCCCATTTCATGCCTTTACAGTATCCTTTACTTTTCCCTCATGGTGATGAAGGATTCCATTTGAAAATTCCATTAATGGGAAAAAATGGTGGTCCACCTCCTAAAATTATTGAAGGTGATGATGATGGAGAGGAATCAAAACAGAGAT GCTTAACTCCTCACTTGAGTGGTCGTTTATGGCAACAATATATTGTTGATGCATTCATCGCAGTTGAACAATACCGCTTGGAATGGATTAAAAGGAATCAAAAAACTATTCGATCTGATCTATACAATTCAATCCGCGACTCCTTGAGAAAAGGTGATTCTGATACAACATGCCAAGGAAAGAATGTAATTTTACCTGCTACATTCACAGGTTCTCGGAGATATATGTCCCAGTATTTTAAAGACTCTCCTGCCATATGTCGCAGTATTGGTCATCCATCATTCTTCTTGACAATGGCCTGCAACACTAAATGGCCAGAAATTCAGAGTATGATCCAACATATGTCGGGCGTTAATATGTCAGATGCTCCTGATGTGGTTGCCCATGTTTTTAAAATGAAGCTAGATCAATTGgttgatttaataaaaaatcaaaattactTTGGAAAATGCACCGGAC TTATGTACGTGATTGAGTTTCAGAAAAGAGGATTACCTCACGCTCATTTGTTAATTTGGCTACATCTTGATTATCGCCCCAATACGATAGAGCAGATTGATGATTTGGTTTGTGCTGAAATTCCGCATAAGGAAACTGACTCGGCCGGGTTCCATGCTGTTAAAAATTACATGATACATGGGCCATGTGGACAGGATTTTTCGTATTCTCCGTATATGTCGGATGGAAAATGCGGTCGTCATTTCCCAAAGAG GTACAATGGTCACACATTCTTTGATGACTGTGGATTTCCTGTTTATCGGAGGAGAAGGATGGATAGGACTGTTGAGAAGAACAAGCAACAACTGGACAATCAATTTGTTGTACCTTATAATCGTGATCTGTTACTACGCTTTCAGTGTCATATGAACTTGGAAATCTGCAACAATTCTCGCTCTTTGAAATATCTATTCAAGTATTGTTTGAAGGGATATGACACAGCAACAATGATGATATGGAGGAAAAAAAGATTGCCTTCAAATTCAGAAAAGGGTAAAACTATTGATGAGGTGAGACATTTTCTGGATGGTCGTTACATTTGTGCATCCGAAGCTGCCTGGAGATTATTAGGATATGATATTCATTATCGGTATCCTTCCGTTGAGTGTTTGCCTGTCCATATAGAAGGAGGCAAAAATATTACCTTCAATGTTAATGACAGTTTggaagaagtagcaactaaggcATCAAACAGGAAAA GTACAACTTCTTTTCGTGATTTGAGAACTATTAATGGTCGAACATATAACACATATAAAGAAGCGTGTGAG CTTCGTTCAATATTTGTTCATATATTGACCAACTGTCCAGTAGCAGTCGTAGATCCGCTTAAATTGTGGACCGATAACTGGAAATTTTTGTCTAATGACATTTTGTACAACAAACGGAAGAAGTCCGGTAATGTGGAGCTCAAATTTTTTGACGCTGATTTGGAGAACTATACACTTGCAg AGGTAGTAAAGCTGTTAAATGGTGTTGGCAAGTCTCTGAAAGATTTTCCAAATATGCCATATACTGAAGATATCTACATGCATAATACGACTAACCGGCTAATTGAGGAGGAGACCAGATATGACAAGAATCAACAATTTGAAGAGCATTCCAAAAAACTTCCAGAGTTTAAATA TGAAGGCAAAATAGTACTTCCAGTAGCATCATCCGACATAGCTGTAACACTTCTTCCGGGTGGTAGAACATCTCACTCTCGATTTCACATCCCGCTAAAATTGGATCGATACTTTGTGGCAGGTATTAAGCACGGATCTGACATTGCTGAATTAATAAAGAATACCAGTTTGGTCATATTGGACGAAGCTCCAATACAGCATCGCCTTGCTTTTGAATATGTTGATCGCTGCTTTAGAGATATAATGGCATCAGTTCATCCTAGAAATAAAAATATTCCATTTGGAGGAATAACGGTTGTTTTTGGAGGCGATTTTCGGCAAATCTTGCCTGTTATTCCAAAGGCTTCTAGAACAGAAGTTGTGCAATCTTCTCTTAACTAG